Genomic DNA from uncultured Methanospirillum sp.:
ACGTGTCCAGACCTACTCGACAACGTACTACGATTCACCCCGGTTGAGTCTCTATCTGACTCACCATAATGGAAGTAAGCCACGATACAAAGTGAGGACAAGGTCATATGTCGGTTCAGATCTGAACTTCCTTGAGGTCAAGGAGAAGAAGAACACCGGCAGGACTATCAAACACAGGCTTCAGACCGAGGGTCTCATCACCAGCCTTGGGGCAGATCTTCGTGAGTTTTTCGGCTCATGCCTCCCATATGATTACTCTCAGTTCAGGCCAGTTCTGATCAACGAATACAAACGCCTCACTCTGGTATCGACCACCGGCCCCGAGCGTATCACCCTGGATGTGGATATCTCGTACCATTCAGGATCTGCAGATCTTGCTCTTCCTGAAATCGTGATCGCTGAACTGAAGCGGAGTAGTGACCATTCCGACTCACCAGCTTTTGACTACCTGGCCCGCATGCGGGTAAAACCAAAAGGGTTCTCAAAGTACTGCATCGGGATCTCACTCCTGTACGGCAACCTGATCAAGCACAACAACTTCAACATGACACTTCGTCTGCTTCAGAAGATGATGCACGGAGGGCCGATCAGATGGTAATGTCTGATTATGCCCTATTTGTGGCCGGGATGGTGATAAACCTCATCTTCTCACTGATTGTTGTCAGAGGGATCTACTACCCGCACCGCCGGGCTCAGGACTATGTCTTTACGTTCATGGCCTTCTCCGTGGTTGTGTACCTGATAATGGGGCTCTTCACCTCTGTTGAACTCTCCATAGGTGCCGGGTTCGGGCTGTTCGCACTCTTCTCCGTTCTACGGTACAGGACCGATACTGTTCCGATCAGAGAGATGACCTACCTCTTCGTCATCATCGCCCTGCCGATCCTGAACTCGATCCTCTTTGGCAGTGGTCAGTACGGAAACCTGGTTCTCTCAAACATGATGGTCATCCTGGTTCTCTGGGTTCTTGAGGAGAAGTGGGGGTTCAGGTATGAACAACGTAAACTAGTCAGGTACGAGCGGATAGAACTGGTTCGTGCGGATCGTTGTGATGAACTGATTGCAGATCTCAGGAACAGAACCGGTCTGCCTATCACAAAGGTCGAGGTCGTTGAGATGGATTACCTGCGTGACTCGGCAGATCTCATGATCTCGTATGACGAGGATGCCCCGATTGTACCACCGGAATCTCCCGGAGTCCTGACAATACCGACCGGTTCTGATCAACAACCGGTCTCCGCAGGTATCACCGGCCAATAACCATTTTTGAGGATTATATGACGTTATCAGACAACTCCCCGAGTGGAACGGCTGAACGGGTGGTTCATGCCTTCTCTGTTCAGTCCAGACATCTGAAACCTTCTCTCTGCTGTTTCATTCTTCTGATGCTTTCATCTGGATTATCCAGCACAGTAGATGCAGACCGGCTTCCTTCAACAGTTCCAGAGATCCAGAAGTTTAACATCGACACACAGATTGAGGCAACCGGACTTCTCGATGACTCAACCTGGATGAACTGGGTTACGGTGAAGAATGGATCAACAACCGATACGACTATTGGCAAGGGTGAGATCATCTCATCTGTTGTGTACCATGAATCTCTCCTTTCAAATGGAGGGCTGATAAACGGGGTAAAGAACACCGGGTTTGACTCATCAAACAAACAGGACTCCTCATTCAACCTTGAATCTGAAAAGGTCATGACCTATGCCGGATCGGATGGCTCGCATCTTGTCGGAGAAGACTATCTGCTCCTGGATGTGAACGGGAATTATACAAGCAATTCATCCGAGTCTGTTATGTGTGTGTTCAGTGAAGATGACTATCTGATCCCGAATCCGGCATTTTCCAATTATGTTGAGGCACAGGGCTCATTGATAAACTTCAACAGCGGGAAGTTTTCAACTAAGGAACAGATTCGCGCAGTTGGATCAAAGATCAGTACCTCTGCAGGCCTCTCATACCTGTTAGCGGTCAGTCCTGATACCTCAACAGGAGAGGAGTTTGCAGAAGGGACTGTAAAAACAAGATTTGCAGGAAGTATCAACGAGGCACGTGATAAAAAAACAACCACATCATCGAGGAGCAAGTCTAAAAAACCCTATGCGAACGACTGGAACAAGACTGCAGCAACCAACACCTGGAAGGATGAGACTGAAGTGACCGGAAGTATCTCCATGATGCAGAAGTCATTTGGCTATAAATCCGGGCTGAAGATCTAGTCATCACTGACTGGCTTCATGGTCTGGTCACACTATTTGGGCGATTACAGAAGACAGGGTATTTCTTGTCTCACTCCCACTGAGTGAAGATACTGAGGGAACGCCATGGATACAAGTATCAAGATAATAAAAGCCCGGGAGATCATCGACTCCCGTGGTAATCCCACGGTTGAGGTTGATGTAACACTTTCGAGCGGGATCATGGCCCGTGCAGCCTGTCCGTCCGGTGCTTCAACCGGTATCCACGAGGCTGTGGAACGCAGGGACGGGGGAGCAAGGTTCTCAGGAAAAGGTGTTCTCGGAGCGGTGACCTCTGTTAACAGCGAGATTGTCAAGGCTCTTACTGGCATGAATGCAGCAGATCAGAAGGCGATCGATGAGAAGATGGTCGCCCTTGATGGCACCGAGAACAAGGGAAAACTCGGGGCAAATGCTATTCTTACCGTCTCGATGGCTGTCGCACGGGCTCATGCAGCAGCAGATGGAATCCCGCTCTTCCGCTCCCTTGCGTCCGGTCCATACTCGCTTCCGGTTCCGTGCATGAACATCATGAACGGAGGAGCCCATGCAAACTGGCAGGGTTCTGACTTCCAGGAGTACATGATCGCACCGGTTGGAGCTCCTGATTTTCCCCATGCGATGCAGTGGGGATGTGAGGTCTACCAGTCACTCAAATCTGTCCTCAAGAAGAAGGGGCTCTCCACCGGTGTCGGTGACGAGGGTGGGTTTGCCCCACAGGTTCCCTCAAACAGCGAACCAGTCTCACTCATCATTACTGCCATCGAGGAGGCAGGGTATGCTCCTGGCAAGGATATCTGTGTAGTCCTCGATCCTGCTTCGAGCGAGTTCTTCAAGGATGGTATATACACTCTGAAGACCGAGAAACGGTCCCTCTCTTCCGGAGAGATGGCAGACTATTACCGCGATCTTACGACGACATTCCCTATCATCTCGATAGAGGATGGACTTGCCGAGGATGACTGGGCAGGATGGGCTGAGCTGACAAAGGCGATCGGCTCGAAGGTTCAGCTGGTTGGTGACGATCTCTTTGTCACGAATACTGCACGCATCAGCAGGGGTATCAAAGAGAAGTCTGCCAACGCTGTTCTGATAAAACTCAACCAGATCGGCACAGTGACCGAGACGATCGATGCGGTAAGAATGGCACAGAAAGAGGGATGGGGAGCGATGATCTCGCACCGGAGTGGGGAGACCTGCGACTCGTTCATTGCCGACCTATCAGTTGCCCTTTCCACTGGACAGATCAAGACCGGAGCACCCTGCAGGGGTGAGCGTGTCGAGAAGTATAACCAACTGCTCCGTATCGGTGAGGAACTCGGATCCTCTGCAGCATATGCAGGAAGATCCGCGTTCAGAACCTCGGCTTGAAACTTTCCACTTTTTTCAGTTCAGTTTATCTCAACCCGGTCACCGGTGATCATGTACACGATCATCTCAGCGATGTTGCACGCCTGATCACCACACCGCTCAAGGTACCGATCGATGATCACATATCGTGTCAGGACCGGCACGGCATCCTTCTCTTCCTGCATCCTGCCAATAAACCCGGTCAGTACATCGCAGTAGAGTGTGTCAACCTCTTCATCACGGTCACGCATCGTGATGATCTTTGTGATGGAGCGTTCTTCATAGGCACTCAAAGCATCCTCGATCATCGTGATGACCAGTCTGCCCATTGATATCAGTGCTTCACAGTCCTTCAGGTTGCAGCATTTTGTCAGGATCGCAGTCGTTTCTGCGATGTCGTACCCCATTCTGCCGATCCGCTCGAAGTTATAAATGATCCGTATCGAAGCGACGCATTCACGCATATCCTTGGCTACCGGCTGGTAAAGGGCAAGGTACTGGAAGAGTGAATCCTCCAGCGGGACGAACGAAGATTTCAGTTCGTTCTTGAGCCGGGATATCTCCATCGCCTGCTCTGTATTTCCTGACTCAAATGCATCAATACCATCCTTCAGCATTTTGAGTGCAAACTTTCCGAACGAGACCACCGACTGGTGGAGTTGCTCAAGTTCTGCCTGGCTTTTTTCTGTCATGATCTCCTCACCCGAATCTTCCGGTAATGTAATTCTCAGTCAGTTCTTTCTTTGGATTCTCAAAGATCTGTCGTGTTTCCCCGAACTCGATCAGATCCCCGAGGTACATGAATGCAGTGAAGTCAGAGACACGTGCAGCCTGCGACATGCTATGGGTGACGATCACCACACAGTACTCGGTCTTGAGTTCCTCGATAAGGTCCTCGATCTTTGCAGTTGCAATAGGATCAAGGGCACTGCACGGCTCGTCCATCAGGATCACTTCAGGGTTTACAGCAAGAGTCCGTGCGATGCAGAGACGCTGCTGCTGTCCTCCCGAGAGCCCCAGTGCAGAGTCATGAAGTCTTGTCTTGACCTCTTCCCACAGTGCCGCCTTCTTCAGGCTTGACTCCACTATCCGGTCGATCTCTGCCCTGCTTTTTATGCCATGAATCCTGGGACCATATGCGATATTCTCATAGATAGACTTGGGGAACGGATTCGGCTTCTGAAAGACCATGCCGATCTGCATCCTGATGTCAACGGCATCAGCACCTGTCCCGTAGATCTCCTTGTCATGGAAGGTGATCGAGCCCTCTATCCTGCAGATCGATACAAGATCGTTCATCCGGTTAAAACACCTGATGAGGGTTGATTTTCCACACCCTGAAGGCCCGATGAGTGATGTTACTTTCCGGTGGGCTATTGGCATGGAGATATTTCTCAGGGCCTGGGTCTCTCCGTACCAGAGATTGAGGGTCTTGACATTGATTATACTGTCTTCGTTCATTGTTACCACCGGACTTTCCGGTCAAAATGATTTCTGATCACGATTGCTACTCCGTATATTGCAATTACCAGGACGAGGAGAACCACGGCTGTTGCGTACTGGTTATTCCGTGCCCCGGGAACCGTGGTTGCCAGGACAAAGAGGTGATATGGAAGGGCCATAACCGGGTCAAGAATCGAATCAGGAAGCCGCTTCTGCATGAAGACAACCGCAGTGAACATGATCGGGGCGGTCTCTCCTGCTGCTCTGCCGATGGCAAGGATCGCCCCGGTGATGATGCCCGGCATTGCTGGCGGGAGGACCACTCTGCGTACAGTCTGCCACTTGGTTGCGCCGAGGGCATACGAACCCTCACGAAGGCTGTCCGGCACACTGCGAAGTGCCTCTTCGGTCGTTCTGATCACGGTCGGAAGCACCATTAGGGCGAGGGTTATGACACCGGCGATGAGCGAGATTCCGAACCCAAGGAAGATGACAAGGAAGGTGAATCCGAAGAGTCCGAACACGATGGATGGTGTTCCGTTGAGCAGATCGGTTGCGGTCCTGATGATCTTCGTAAGGGTATTCTCCCTGGTGTATTCGACCAGGTAGATCGCAGCACCGATTCCGAGAGGAAATGCGAGTGCGATAGATCCGAGGATCAGGTAAAAAGTCCCGATGATTGCAGGGAAGATTCCTCCACCACGCCCGAGGTTAGATGGTGGCTGGGTGATGAAATCGAGGCTCACATAAGGAAGGCCGTGTGAGAAGATGTCATAGAGGATGAAGACGAGGATCGCAACAACGAGAACCATCACAAGAGTGATCCCCGAAAACCAGATCTGCTGTATCTGTTGTTTTTTGCAGAACCGCTCAAGGAGGGCATGGATGGCTAATACTGCCAGGAGGGCGACCGCCCCTGTCCAGAGTCCTACCGCAACAAGGAGCGCCATACAGCCTATGAGAAGAACCCACGGGATGTAAGGGGTGATGGACGAGAAGTCAACCGATATCCCCTGGAATCGTGACTTCTGACATTTACTTCCTCCTGTCTGTGAACGGTGTATCCACTTCATAACCTCGAGGGAGAGGAGGTTGATGATCAGCGATATTGTAAGGAGAAGAACAGCGACGCCGAAGAGGGCGTGGTAGTGAAGCGATCCCACGGCAACCTCTCCCATCTCTATTCCTAGTGTTCCGGTCAGGGTTCTGACGGGGGAGAAGATATCCCAGATCGGATCTGGGATGATTCCGGCGTTTCCGGTG
This window encodes:
- a CDS encoding polyphosphate polymerase domain-containing protein, giving the protein MESTVQAAGRDEALDTVLDRFQSIGLTEMEHASLQDRKESKYLLTAEQARDLISHLPDTYRVFEVNGVRVQTYSTTYYDSPRLSLYLTHHNGSKPRYKVRTRSYVGSDLNFLEVKEKKNTGRTIKHRLQTEGLITSLGADLREFFGSCLPYDYSQFRPVLINEYKRLTLVSTTGPERITLDVDISYHSGSADLALPEIVIAELKRSSDHSDSPAFDYLARMRVKPKGFSKYCIGISLLYGNLIKHNNFNMTLRLLQKMMHGGPIRW
- a CDS encoding DUF4956 domain-containing protein, which translates into the protein MSDYALFVAGMVINLIFSLIVVRGIYYPHRRAQDYVFTFMAFSVVVYLIMGLFTSVELSIGAGFGLFALFSVLRYRTDTVPIREMTYLFVIIALPILNSILFGSGQYGNLVLSNMMVILVLWVLEEKWGFRYEQRKLVRYERIELVRADRCDELIADLRNRTGLPITKVEVVEMDYLRDSADLMISYDEDAPIVPPESPGVLTIPTGSDQQPVSAGITGQ
- the eno gene encoding phosphopyruvate hydratase, which codes for MDTSIKIIKAREIIDSRGNPTVEVDVTLSSGIMARAACPSGASTGIHEAVERRDGGARFSGKGVLGAVTSVNSEIVKALTGMNAADQKAIDEKMVALDGTENKGKLGANAILTVSMAVARAHAAADGIPLFRSLASGPYSLPVPCMNIMNGGAHANWQGSDFQEYMIAPVGAPDFPHAMQWGCEVYQSLKSVLKKKGLSTGVGDEGGFAPQVPSNSEPVSLIITAIEEAGYAPGKDICVVLDPASSEFFKDGIYTLKTEKRSLSSGEMADYYRDLTTTFPIISIEDGLAEDDWAGWAELTKAIGSKVQLVGDDLFVTNTARISRGIKEKSANAVLIKLNQIGTVTETIDAVRMAQKEGWGAMISHRSGETCDSFIADLSVALSTGQIKTGAPCRGERVEKYNQLLRIGEELGSSAAYAGRSAFRTSA
- the phoU gene encoding phosphate signaling complex protein PhoU — its product is MTEKSQAELEQLHQSVVSFGKFALKMLKDGIDAFESGNTEQAMEISRLKNELKSSFVPLEDSLFQYLALYQPVAKDMRECVASIRIIYNFERIGRMGYDIAETTAILTKCCNLKDCEALISMGRLVITMIEDALSAYEERSITKIITMRDRDEEVDTLYCDVLTGFIGRMQEEKDAVPVLTRYVIIDRYLERCGDQACNIAEMIVYMITGDRVEIN
- the pstB gene encoding phosphate ABC transporter ATP-binding protein PstB, with translation MNEDSIINVKTLNLWYGETQALRNISMPIAHRKVTSLIGPSGCGKSTLIRCFNRMNDLVSICRIEGSITFHDKEIYGTGADAVDIRMQIGMVFQKPNPFPKSIYENIAYGPRIHGIKSRAEIDRIVESSLKKAALWEEVKTRLHDSALGLSGGQQQRLCIARTLAVNPEVILMDEPCSALDPIATAKIEDLIEELKTEYCVVIVTHSMSQAARVSDFTAFMYLGDLIEFGETRQIFENPKKELTENYITGRFG
- the pstA gene encoding phosphate ABC transporter permease PstA, which encodes MTITGSERSLRERLTHRPMEQGVKVLWFLCAISSIIAIFCILGFLLYDAIPAFMEIGLIPFLTGERWDPTSAIPKFGTVPLIVGTLLVTFGAMVFAVPLGLASAIFISELASPRLRHMLKPAIELLAGIPSVLYGFFGLVILVKMIQDWAHVSSGESVLAGSILLGIMALPTIISVSEDALSSSPRFLKEGSLALGATHWQTIARVLLPAALPGITAAIILGIGRAVGETMAVIMVTGNAGIIPDPIWDIFSPVRTLTGTLGIEMGEVAVGSLHYHALFGVAVLLLTISLIINLLSLEVMKWIHRSQTGGSKCQKSRFQGISVDFSSITPYIPWVLLIGCMALLVAVGLWTGAVALLAVLAIHALLERFCKKQQIQQIWFSGITLVMVLVVAILVFILYDIFSHGLPYVSLDFITQPPSNLGRGGGIFPAIIGTFYLILGSIALAFPLGIGAAIYLVEYTRENTLTKIIRTATDLLNGTPSIVFGLFGFTFLVIFLGFGISLIAGVITLALMVLPTVIRTTEEALRSVPDSLREGSYALGATKWQTVRRVVLPPAMPGIITGAILAIGRAAGETAPIMFTAVVFMQKRLPDSILDPVMALPYHLFVLATTVPGARNNQYATAVVLLVLVIAIYGVAIVIRNHFDRKVRW